Proteins from a single region of Runella sp. SP2:
- a CDS encoding glycoside hydrolase family 113: MAWIIATRLNTNILQILFWGMIWVQYGCTRPSPPVYAGAKMKGVNLVAPPEPIDSAAFVPLSTLKAEWVAVVPYGFCRENEPHFYFNSNKMWWGESIEGIAKTIELAHRNKLKVMLKPHVWVGRGMYTGDFDLKTEADWQTFEKDFGNYILTNARIADSLKVELFCIGTEMDNFTQKRPAFWKNIIKEVRKIYQGQLTYADNWNHYPKNPFWNELDFIGIDAYFPLSSEKHPTIETLQKGWKPHLSEIENFAGKYQKPILFTEIGYRSVDFATEKPWESHDEKPENLALQADAYQAFFNEVWPRKWLAGAFAWKWFLQQPKRQFHRDTFSPQFKPAETVLQNAFGQR, encoded by the coding sequence ATGGCTTGGATTATCGCTACTCGTCTGAATACGAATATCTTACAAATATTATTTTGGGGTATGATTTGGGTACAATATGGTTGTACGCGCCCCTCGCCTCCAGTGTATGCGGGTGCTAAAATGAAAGGCGTTAATTTGGTTGCTCCGCCAGAACCGATTGATTCAGCGGCTTTTGTGCCACTAAGTACACTAAAAGCGGAATGGGTGGCGGTGGTGCCCTACGGTTTTTGCCGTGAAAATGAGCCTCATTTTTACTTTAATTCCAACAAAATGTGGTGGGGGGAGTCAATTGAAGGAATTGCTAAAACCATTGAATTAGCCCATAGAAACAAGCTTAAAGTAATGCTAAAGCCCCATGTTTGGGTAGGACGTGGGATGTACACGGGAGATTTTGATTTAAAAACGGAAGCCGATTGGCAGACTTTTGAAAAAGACTTTGGTAATTACATTTTGACCAATGCGCGAATTGCGGATTCTTTAAAAGTGGAACTGTTCTGCATCGGCACTGAAATGGATAATTTTACCCAAAAAAGGCCTGCTTTCTGGAAAAATATAATCAAGGAGGTTCGTAAAATATACCAAGGACAACTTACTTACGCCGACAATTGGAACCATTATCCCAAAAACCCCTTTTGGAATGAGCTAGATTTTATCGGAATTGACGCTTATTTTCCTTTATCTTCTGAAAAACATCCGACCATTGAAACATTACAAAAGGGGTGGAAGCCGCATTTGAGCGAAATTGAAAACTTTGCGGGAAAATACCAAAAACCTATTTTGTTTACCGAAATAGGCTATCGAAGTGTTGATTTTGCCACCGAGAAACCGTGGGAATCGCATGATGAAAAACCCGAAAATTTGGCATTACAAGCCGATGCTTACCAAGCATTTTTTAACGAAGTGTGGCCCAGAAAATGGCTCGCGGGAGCTTTTGCTTGGAAATGGTTTTTACAACAGCCTAAACGCCAATTTCACCGTGATACGTTTTCCCCTCAATTTAAACCTGCCGAAACGGTGCTCCAAAACGCCTTTGGACAGCGGTAA
- a CDS encoding S8/S53 family peptidase yields the protein MKRITTLSVASLLTLFVASCEQKIILEPVSSTPDQVHASTRTDILTKKQLEERMAAIAFKNNDEFDWRLADDVMIFSGLKHAKDGNILMIGYKLPTVKGDYGWDLNQSATKDWLMVREKLLNIAFEEEQKYNPKLKSPNEILVAASKEMPNFDLRITELSTIQKLRETGLIRYMEPTFVPDNYIGSEKGQAKSGGGFGCGENTGVHGLRVDEDYFLAVQGTQRKVSWQLRDHNTDFAWFLGANGYSPTANKRFTIAYVDTGLSSIQPIMNQNFDDGDSQGRFVASFSTVPNGRGGVISPEDVCGHGTASASIGTSPSYDNKIIGVAHKANLVSVKAAHDVLLSEWSEYRGVADAFSGLARTTVDVISMSMGTVLIGYSLANNQVYRMAINSIRDGVMLAKYNNKLMFCAAGTIPPAVGLAMEQLPSYLQNLDIRHRIIFPASMNNEVYAVTGVQRQVNNNNAAFGLKQYTNITTCTSCCYHNDVDFGVVMQKRTGASKVILSLQNDQSDIPSNFGGSSSATATMSAMVTAVWSKYPTLNSTEIMNHIKFHSSRYGALHPKIGYGMLDMFEATRYAQPAR from the coding sequence ATGAAACGAATTACAACTCTCTCAGTCGCTTCTTTGCTAACGCTCTTCGTTGCTTCTTGCGAACAAAAAATCATTCTTGAGCCTGTTTCCAGTACCCCTGACCAAGTGCACGCGAGTACGCGCACTGATATTCTTACAAAAAAACAGTTGGAAGAGCGAATGGCAGCTATCGCCTTCAAAAACAATGACGAATTTGATTGGCGATTGGCAGATGATGTCATGATTTTTTCTGGACTTAAACACGCCAAAGATGGAAATATCTTGATGATTGGTTACAAATTACCCACGGTTAAGGGCGATTATGGCTGGGATTTGAATCAAAGTGCGACCAAAGATTGGTTGATGGTTCGAGAAAAATTACTCAACATTGCTTTTGAAGAAGAACAAAAATACAATCCTAAGCTGAAGAGCCCCAACGAAATTCTAGTGGCTGCCAGTAAAGAAATGCCGAATTTCGATTTACGGATAACGGAGTTAAGCACCATTCAAAAATTACGCGAAACGGGACTTATCCGCTATATGGAACCTACTTTTGTTCCTGATAATTATATCGGTTCAGAAAAAGGACAGGCCAAGAGTGGAGGCGGTTTTGGTTGTGGAGAAAATACGGGAGTTCATGGGCTTCGGGTGGACGAAGATTATTTTTTGGCAGTTCAAGGAACGCAACGCAAGGTGTCGTGGCAGCTACGCGACCATAATACAGACTTTGCTTGGTTTTTGGGAGCAAACGGTTATTCTCCAACGGCCAATAAGCGCTTTACCATTGCTTACGTGGACACGGGACTTTCTTCGATTCAACCCATCATGAATCAAAATTTTGACGATGGCGATTCACAAGGTCGATTTGTGGCAAGCTTCAGTACAGTGCCTAATGGACGCGGAGGGGTAATTTCCCCTGAAGATGTATGCGGACATGGTACCGCTTCGGCTTCGATTGGTACTTCGCCCTCGTATGACAATAAAATAATTGGCGTTGCGCACAAAGCAAACTTGGTTTCGGTAAAGGCCGCTCACGACGTGCTATTGTCTGAATGGTCAGAATATCGAGGGGTAGCGGATGCTTTTTCGGGATTGGCGCGCACTACCGTAGATGTGATTAGTATGTCGATGGGGACAGTGTTAATTGGATATTCGTTGGCCAATAACCAAGTTTATCGTATGGCGATTAATTCCATTCGAGATGGGGTAATGCTGGCGAAGTATAACAATAAGTTGATGTTTTGTGCCGCAGGGACGATTCCTCCCGCTGTGGGATTGGCGATGGAGCAATTACCTAGTTATTTGCAAAATCTTGACATTCGTCACCGAATTATTTTCCCTGCCTCTATGAACAACGAAGTATATGCCGTGACTGGAGTACAACGTCAAGTGAATAACAATAATGCTGCTTTTGGCCTCAAACAATATACCAACATTACAACTTGTACTTCGTGCTGTTATCACAATGATGTTGATTTTGGCGTAGTTATGCAAAAAAGAACAGGAGCTTCCAAAGTGATTTTATCCCTTCAAAATGACCAAAGCGATATTCCTTCCAACTTTGGTGGCTCTTCGTCCGCCACGGCTACGATGTCGGCGATGGTGACGGCGGTTTGGTCGAAGTACCCAACCTTAAATAGTACCGAAATTATGAACCATATTAAGTTCCATAGTAGTCGATATGGCGCACTACATCCAAAAATTGGCTATGGTATGCTGGATATGTTTGAAGCGACTCGTTATGCACAGCCTGCCCGTTAA
- a CDS encoding META domain-containing protein yields MKKTMITLMAGCLVAVLGACESQNVEQKAQKLENNELAGTWVLKSILLGDMMDLPCGIPNEGKFEPITLELTTTKDETGAVLLLNGRSSVNQYSGSYALESYDETTKTGKLKMSPIGSTKMGGSPELMQCESRYFLLLGQAVDYQLSTINGKQQLELGVLSTQKSAAPIGGKGNFLIFEKQSK; encoded by the coding sequence ATGAAAAAGACAATGATTACATTAATGGCTGGCTGTTTGGTCGCAGTGCTGGGAGCTTGCGAAAGCCAAAACGTGGAACAAAAAGCCCAAAAGTTAGAAAACAATGAACTTGCTGGTACCTGGGTGTTGAAAAGTATCCTACTTGGCGATATGATGGATTTGCCATGTGGCATTCCTAATGAAGGAAAGTTTGAGCCAATCACGCTAGAGTTGACGACAACAAAAGACGAAACGGGAGCAGTTCTGTTATTGAATGGCCGCTCGTCGGTGAACCAGTATTCTGGTAGTTATGCGTTAGAATCGTACGACGAAACTACCAAAACGGGCAAACTTAAAATGTCTCCAATTGGAAGTACAAAAATGGGTGGTTCGCCAGAGTTGATGCAATGCGAATCTCGCTATTTTTTATTGTTAGGCCAAGCAGTTGATTATCAGTTGAGCACCATCAATGGAAAACAACAACTTGAATTGGGGGTTTTGAGTACGCAGAAATCAGCCGCTCCCATTGGAGGAAAAGGAAATTTTTTGATTTTTGAAAAACAATCCAAATAA
- a CDS encoding single-stranded DNA-binding protein: MNKVTLTGNVGKDLNVRTFENGKLASFTMVTKETYKNRKDEEVESKTWHNLVAFGKVAEVCERLITKGKKVSVEGKLNYRSYKNKEDKTVYVTEIQVYKVQEVE; the protein is encoded by the coding sequence ATGAACAAGGTAACATTAACAGGCAACGTAGGTAAAGATTTGAACGTACGTACATTTGAAAACGGAAAGTTGGCGTCTTTTACGATGGTGACCAAGGAAACCTACAAGAATCGTAAAGACGAAGAAGTGGAAAGCAAAACGTGGCACAACCTCGTCGCGTTTGGCAAAGTAGCGGAAGTATGCGAACGCTTGATTACGAAAGGGAAAAAAGTGTCGGTAGAAGGAAAACTGAATTACCGCTCGTACAAAAATAAAGAAGATAAAACCGTCTATGTGACCGAAATTCAGGTCTATAAAGTGCAGGAAGTAGAATAA
- a CDS encoding RNA polymerase sigma factor RpoD/SigA: MRQLKISKQITNRESQSLDKYLQEIGKVDLLTPDEEVTLAQRIREGDQQALERLTKANLRFVVSVAKQYQNQGLSLGDLINEGNLGLIKAAQRFDETRGFKFISYAVWWIRQSILQALAEQSRIVRLPLNRVGSLNKISKTFSDLEQKFEREPSPEELAEVLDISANEVVDTLKISGRHVSMDAPFVQGEENSLLDVLENDMEEKPDQGLINDSLRKEVARALSTLTQRESDVIALYFGLNGEHPMTLEEIGEKFNLTRERVRQIKEKAIRRLRHTSRSKALKTYLG, encoded by the coding sequence ATGAGACAGCTTAAAATTAGTAAGCAGATAACCAACCGCGAAAGCCAGTCGCTTGACAAGTATTTACAAGAGATTGGTAAGGTGGATTTGCTAACTCCTGATGAGGAGGTGACTTTGGCGCAGCGAATTCGAGAGGGAGACCAACAAGCTTTGGAACGACTTACCAAAGCTAACCTTCGATTTGTGGTATCTGTAGCAAAACAATATCAGAATCAAGGTCTTTCGCTTGGTGACCTTATCAATGAAGGTAACCTCGGTTTGATTAAAGCCGCTCAACGCTTTGACGAAACCCGTGGTTTTAAATTCATCTCGTACGCTGTATGGTGGATTCGTCAGTCCATTTTGCAAGCGTTGGCCGAACAATCTCGTATTGTCCGCCTTCCACTCAACCGTGTTGGGTCATTAAATAAAATATCGAAGACATTCTCAGATCTTGAACAAAAATTTGAGCGTGAACCATCACCCGAAGAACTGGCCGAAGTATTGGATATTTCAGCCAATGAGGTGGTGGATACACTCAAAATTTCTGGCCGCCACGTTTCGATGGATGCGCCGTTTGTGCAAGGGGAAGAAAATAGCCTCCTCGACGTTCTTGAAAACGACATGGAAGAGAAGCCTGATCAAGGGCTTATCAATGATTCTCTTCGTAAAGAAGTTGCCCGCGCTTTGTCAACCCTCACGCAACGTGAGTCGGATGTGATTGCGCTTTACTTCGGATTGAACGGAGAACATCCCATGACGTTGGAAGAAATTGGAGAGAAATTTAATTTGACCCGCGAACGTGTTCGCCAAATCAAAGAAAAAGCGATTCGCCGCCTACGCCATACTTCACGCAGTAAAGCGTTGAAGACGTACCTCGGTTAA
- the gnd gene encoding phosphogluconate dehydrogenase (NAD(+)-dependent, decarboxylating): MQIGFVGLGKMGYNLALNLHRHGYEVVAYDVATENVKNILLEGIAPAFSLEELCQQLNGRKVIWLMVPAGKPVDDCIETLIPFLSASDIIIDGGNSNFNDSVRRYKYLKAKGIDYLDCGTSGGVDGALNGACTMIGGEEEVFNYCASVFNDISLPNGWLHAGGPGSGHFVKMVHNGIEYGMMQAIAEGFEVMEQSKYNLDLEQVARVFNHGSVVRSWLMELTEKAFSKDPKLDAIKGVMHSSGEGKWTLETALDMGVPTPVIALSLLMRYRSQQDDTFTGKVVAALRNEFGGHAVEKAH; the protein is encoded by the coding sequence ATGCAAATTGGATTTGTTGGTCTTGGCAAAATGGGGTACAACTTGGCCCTAAACCTGCATCGTCACGGTTATGAAGTAGTTGCATACGATGTAGCAACCGAAAACGTCAAAAATATTCTCCTTGAAGGCATTGCTCCCGCTTTCAGTTTGGAGGAACTTTGTCAACAGCTCAATGGCAGAAAGGTAATATGGCTGATGGTTCCTGCGGGAAAGCCCGTTGATGACTGCATCGAGACATTGATTCCATTTTTATCAGCCAGCGATATCATTATTGATGGCGGCAATTCCAACTTCAACGACTCAGTTCGTCGATATAAATACCTTAAAGCCAAAGGGATTGATTATTTGGACTGCGGTACAAGCGGCGGTGTGGACGGTGCTTTGAACGGCGCTTGTACCATGATTGGCGGTGAAGAGGAAGTTTTCAACTATTGTGCATCCGTTTTTAATGACATTTCACTCCCCAACGGTTGGCTTCACGCAGGTGGCCCAGGAAGTGGCCACTTTGTCAAAATGGTTCACAATGGCATCGAGTATGGCATGATGCAGGCCATTGCAGAAGGTTTTGAAGTGATGGAACAATCAAAATACAATCTTGATTTAGAACAGGTTGCACGCGTATTCAACCACGGCTCAGTTGTTCGCAGCTGGTTGATGGAACTTACCGAAAAGGCTTTTTCCAAAGATCCAAAATTGGACGCCATCAAAGGGGTAATGCACTCTTCGGGCGAAGGCAAATGGACGTTGGAAACAGCCCTTGACATGGGTGTTCCAACGCCAGTAATTGCACTTTCACTGTTGATGCGTTATCGTTCACAACAAGATGATACCTTTACGGGCAAGGTCGTAGCGGCACTTCGCAACGAATTCGGCGGCCACGCCGTAGAAAAAGCACATTAA
- a CDS encoding SusC/RagA family TonB-linked outer membrane protein translates to MRKFLLLPKVILVMMTFLALTTTLWAQNRISGTVTNSADKSPLAGVSVVVKGSTTGTSTDGSGNYNLSVPNNATLVFSFIGYGSKEISVGNQTRIDISLSESAEALNEVVVTALGIKKEAKKLGYATATINADALTENRTPNFINSLQGKIAGVNISGLGTGPAGTSKIRIRGQSSISGQNNPLIVVNGIPIDNTNFGTNPGNAAADNSIGVRGGGNTSDGGDGLSSINPDDIESMTVLKGATAAALYGSRAKDGVLMITTKTKGSGKGIGVSFNSNYTNETPLDFTDYQYEYGQGENGVRPTTPNPTSGQWSFGEKFQPGMTQVLFDNVTVPYVPVYNRIRKFFRNGSNFTNTVSLSSASDKGGFNLSFANMDSKGIVPNNSFNRKTINLGYSYELSKKLSFSGNINYSNEYNKNPPNIANQDNSIPTALYNLANSMPLDLLEAKKFNAAGNEYIYSRFQNRTNPYFTLSEQFQNIRRDRIFGNISVKYNLLPWLFVQGRVGQDFWSRDQDYNNFPTGQASIAAAPSGFVNGTYTQESRRFREINTDILISGTQKFGDFGVDFNLGGNKMYRRSDLNSVLVQDFVVRGLYTVMNGRVKDPIYGLSERAVNSVYGSAEFSYKNVLFVNATARNDWFSTLSPANRSILYPSVSGSFVFSQAFNSVPTWLTFGKLRAAYAEVGSDTDVSPYSNNLFYGINANLFGGQPVGGSSGTTTLPNANLRPMRTAETELGLELKLFDSRVSLDAAVYNKITNDQIVSAQISDASGFITTLINSGKSQNRGFEMLLNLVPVKTPNFQWDLTLNGSYNKTKVLSLLTDTPGERITVGTHVFNGELRQVVGQEMGQIYGFGFKRDASGQMIFGGNGIPLRTDDLISYGSALPKWNGGINNAFNYKGINLSFLVDFKLGNTMLSGTNFNAVRHGLHKMTLVGREGGVLGVGVNARGETNTVKAPVQDYWSVVRSLALIEPVVYDGGFWKLRQITAGYDFTRFLPKNFPVKNLKLSAVANNVFLIKKWVDNIDPDSFGYSSDNLVGMESTGLPTTRSIGFNLNAKF, encoded by the coding sequence ATGAGAAAATTTCTACTCTTGCCCAAAGTCATTTTAGTCATGATGACTTTTCTGGCACTCACAACCACACTTTGGGCCCAAAATCGAATTAGCGGAACGGTGACAAATTCCGCCGACAAATCTCCCCTCGCAGGAGTTTCAGTTGTTGTAAAAGGAAGTACCACAGGAACATCTACCGACGGCAGTGGAAATTATAACCTTTCTGTTCCCAATAACGCAACCCTTGTATTTAGCTTTATTGGTTATGGTTCAAAGGAAATTTCAGTAGGGAACCAAACTCGCATTGACATTTCGCTATCAGAAAGTGCCGAGGCCCTCAACGAAGTCGTAGTGACGGCCTTGGGTATCAAAAAAGAAGCGAAAAAACTTGGTTATGCTACAGCAACTATCAACGCTGACGCGCTCACTGAAAATCGTACGCCCAATTTTATAAACTCACTGCAAGGCAAAATTGCGGGGGTAAATATTTCGGGATTAGGAACTGGACCCGCGGGAACTTCTAAGATTCGTATCCGTGGTCAATCTTCTATTTCTGGGCAAAATAACCCGCTTATTGTCGTCAATGGTATCCCAATCGACAACACTAACTTTGGTACAAACCCTGGAAATGCCGCCGCCGACAACTCGATTGGCGTAAGAGGCGGGGGAAATACCTCAGACGGTGGCGATGGTTTGTCGTCCATTAACCCCGATGACATCGAAAGTATGACTGTCCTCAAAGGTGCTACTGCTGCCGCATTATACGGTTCACGGGCAAAAGACGGGGTACTTATGATCACGACCAAAACAAAGGGTAGTGGCAAGGGTATCGGCGTGAGTTTTAACAGTAACTATACGAACGAAACACCGCTTGATTTTACGGATTATCAGTACGAATACGGCCAAGGTGAAAACGGCGTTCGTCCAACGACCCCCAACCCAACCTCAGGTCAGTGGTCGTTTGGGGAAAAATTCCAACCAGGTATGACGCAGGTGTTGTTTGACAACGTAACCGTTCCATACGTGCCTGTCTATAACCGTATTCGTAAGTTTTTCCGCAACGGTTCAAATTTTACCAACACCGTTAGCTTGTCCTCGGCCAGTGACAAAGGTGGCTTTAACCTTTCGTTTGCTAACATGGACAGTAAAGGAATTGTACCCAATAATAGTTTTAACCGCAAAACCATCAACCTTGGGTATTCTTACGAGTTATCAAAAAAATTGAGTTTTTCAGGAAACATCAACTATTCGAACGAGTACAACAAAAACCCACCGAACATCGCCAACCAAGATAACTCTATTCCGACGGCGCTTTACAACCTAGCCAACTCTATGCCTTTGGATTTGTTGGAAGCGAAGAAATTCAACGCAGCAGGAAATGAGTACATCTATTCGCGATTCCAAAACCGTACCAACCCTTACTTTACCCTTTCTGAACAGTTTCAAAATATTAGACGCGACCGTATTTTTGGCAACATTTCGGTAAAATACAACCTGCTTCCATGGTTGTTTGTCCAAGGTCGTGTGGGGCAAGATTTTTGGTCGCGCGATCAGGATTACAACAACTTCCCAACAGGCCAAGCTTCTATTGCCGCCGCGCCATCAGGTTTTGTAAATGGTACCTATACCCAAGAGTCAAGACGGTTTAGAGAAATTAATACCGACATCTTGATTTCTGGTACCCAAAAGTTTGGTGATTTTGGGGTTGATTTCAACTTGGGTGGAAACAAAATGTACCGTCGTTCGGATTTAAACAGCGTACTTGTCCAAGACTTTGTCGTAAGAGGTTTATATACCGTGATGAACGGACGGGTAAAAGACCCTATTTATGGGCTTTCGGAGCGAGCAGTTAACTCGGTGTATGGTTCGGCAGAATTTTCATACAAAAATGTTTTGTTTGTCAACGCTACTGCGCGTAACGACTGGTTTTCAACCCTTTCTCCCGCCAACCGCAGCATTTTATATCCTTCAGTTTCAGGAAGTTTTGTATTTTCACAAGCATTCAACAGTGTTCCTACTTGGCTTACCTTTGGAAAACTCCGCGCTGCTTATGCTGAAGTGGGAAGCGATACCGACGTATCCCCTTACTCAAACAACTTGTTTTACGGTATCAATGCCAACCTCTTCGGCGGGCAGCCTGTGGGTGGTTCTTCAGGAACAACTACGCTTCCCAACGCCAACCTCCGCCCTATGCGTACGGCCGAAACCGAACTTGGGTTAGAGCTCAAATTGTTTGATAGCCGCGTTTCGTTGGATGCCGCGGTTTATAACAAAATCACCAATGATCAAATTGTATCGGCACAAATTTCGGATGCCTCAGGCTTTATTACGACCCTTATCAACAGCGGAAAAAGCCAAAACCGTGGTTTTGAAATGTTGTTGAATCTTGTTCCTGTAAAAACGCCTAATTTCCAATGGGATTTGACCTTGAATGGTTCATACAACAAAACCAAAGTATTAAGCCTCTTGACTGACACGCCAGGCGAACGTATCACCGTAGGTACGCACGTTTTCAACGGGGAACTTCGTCAAGTGGTTGGTCAAGAAATGGGTCAGATTTATGGTTTTGGCTTTAAGCGCGATGCCAGCGGACAAATGATATTTGGCGGCAACGGTATCCCGCTTCGCACCGACGACCTTATTTCGTACGGCTCTGCTTTACCAAAATGGAACGGTGGTATCAACAACGCTTTCAATTACAAAGGTATTAACCTGTCGTTCTTGGTTGATTTCAAACTTGGCAACACGATGCTTTCGGGTACTAACTTCAACGCAGTACGCCATGGATTGCACAAAATGACCCTAGTGGGCCGCGAAGGTGGTGTATTGGGCGTTGGAGTTAACGCAAGAGGTGAGACAAACACCGTCAAAGCTCCTGTTCAAGATTATTGGTCAGTCGTTCGCTCACTGGCACTTATTGAACCAGTTGTTTATGATGGAGGCTTCTGGAAGCTTCGCCAAATCACTGCTGGATACGACTTTACCCGCTTTTTGCCGAAAAACTTCCCAGTTAAAAACCTAAAGCTTAGTGCAGTTGCCAACAACGTATTTTTGATTAAGAAGTGGGTTGACAACATTGATCCAGATTCATTTGGGTATTCGTCAGACAACCTTGTCGGAATGGAATCAACTGGTTTGCCAACAACGCGTAGTATTGGTTTTAACCTTAATGCGAAGTTTTAA
- a CDS encoding SusD/RagB family nutrient-binding outer membrane lipoprotein → MKRILKKSALLLPLWAATVVGMVSCDQGFDELNINKTAALSVNPVFILNNATVNSAFTTGSVIYETGIVQQMISPNSGVLTGANFNQDSRDNTVQNWQKYYRNVIRNSQDVINQTQAVASRSNLYNMARIIQANAYMILTDSYGDIPYTDAEKGYTNQIFLPKYDTQQAVYAGIIKELTEATAALDASKTVESADVLYSGNIALWKKYGNSLLLRAGMRLSKVDAAQAQQVVVKALQGGVMESNADNAIIKHDANYVNGIGNMLNATEAANIYLAAPFVDYLKKTNDPRLKSIAVRYVGAKSGPEQVASRASTDPAVQVGMPLGFDNNTISAEVAKNKLASFYDFTQVDRTRMVKMTAPTFLVTAAQTQLLLAEAAQRNWVTGTSAETYYNRGVRLHMEQMALFDANSAVAAADIDTYLKANPYVAATALEQINTQYWVASFLNGPEAFANFRRSGFPKLTPNPFPGKGIKGDFIKRLTYPNSEISANTVHVREAITRQGADDLDTKVWWDK, encoded by the coding sequence ATGAAACGTATATTAAAAAAATCGGCCCTCTTACTCCCACTTTGGGCAGCAACTGTTGTCGGGATGGTAAGTTGCGACCAAGGTTTTGATGAACTGAATATCAACAAAACCGCCGCACTTTCGGTCAACCCAGTGTTTATCTTGAACAATGCGACAGTTAACTCAGCCTTTACGACGGGTTCAGTTATCTACGAAACGGGCATTGTCCAGCAAATGATTTCACCCAACTCAGGGGTATTAACTGGGGCTAACTTTAACCAAGATAGCCGCGACAATACTGTTCAAAATTGGCAAAAATATTACCGCAACGTGATCCGTAACTCGCAAGATGTAATCAATCAAACACAAGCGGTGGCGTCACGCAGTAATTTGTACAACATGGCTCGCATCATCCAAGCCAATGCGTACATGATTTTAACTGATTCATACGGTGATATCCCTTACACCGATGCAGAGAAGGGTTATACAAATCAAATATTTTTACCAAAATATGACACTCAGCAAGCTGTCTATGCAGGTATTATCAAGGAGTTGACGGAAGCTACCGCTGCCCTTGATGCCTCTAAGACGGTTGAATCGGCTGATGTACTTTATTCGGGAAATATTGCTCTTTGGAAAAAGTATGGCAATTCGCTACTACTTCGTGCAGGAATGCGTTTGAGTAAGGTGGACGCCGCACAAGCCCAACAAGTGGTTGTCAAGGCATTGCAAGGCGGGGTAATGGAATCAAACGCTGATAATGCTATCATTAAGCATGACGCTAATTACGTAAATGGGATTGGCAACATGTTGAATGCCACAGAAGCTGCCAACATTTACCTTGCTGCACCGTTTGTAGATTACCTCAAAAAAACCAACGACCCGCGCCTCAAGTCAATTGCCGTACGCTACGTGGGGGCTAAATCGGGACCAGAACAAGTAGCTTCTCGTGCTTCAACCGACCCAGCTGTCCAAGTTGGAATGCCATTAGGGTTTGACAACAACACCATTTCGGCCGAAGTAGCAAAAAACAAATTGGCTAGTTTCTACGATTTTACGCAAGTTGACCGTACTCGCATGGTCAAAATGACCGCGCCGACGTTTTTAGTAACAGCAGCTCAAACGCAGCTTTTGTTGGCCGAAGCAGCGCAAAGAAACTGGGTAACGGGTACCAGCGCTGAAACGTACTACAACCGTGGTGTTCGCCTGCACATGGAACAAATGGCACTGTTTGACGCAAACTCAGCAGTAGCAGCGGCAGATATTGACACTTATTTGAAAGCAAATCCGTATGTGGCAGCCACTGCTTTAGAACAAATCAATACCCAATATTGGGTGGCTTCGTTCTTAAACGGCCCAGAAGCATTTGCCAACTTCCGTCGGAGCGGTTTTCCTAAACTTACGCCTAACCCTTTTCCTGGAAAGGGAATTAAAGGGGATTTTATCAAACGACTGACCTATCCTAACTCGGAAATTTCAGCCAACACAGTTCACGTGAGAGAGGCAATTACTCGCCAAGGAGCTGACGATTTAGACACAAAAGTTTGGTGGGATAAATAA